From Halorientalis litorea:
CGCCCGCGACGCCACGGCCGCCGACGACTGACGCGCGTCCCGCCGCTTCGTGTGCCGGTGACCACCATCGTTATGTCTATCTACGTAGTGGAAACGCGCATGCTCGCGTCACCCGCAGGCGGCCTCCTCTGGGCGGTCCCGATACTCCTCCTCAGTCTCGTCGGCGGTCTCATGGTGGCACGACCGTACAGCGTCGCAAAGTTCAACGAGCAGATGGACGCCATCGGTAGCACGCGCAACCACCGCGATGTCGAACCTGCTGACTGGGCCGTGACAGCGTACCGTATCTGTGGCGTACTCGTCCTGTTCGCCGCCCTCGCCGTCGTCCTCGACGTGACCGGCGTGGTTGGGTGATTCCCCACGGTCACCGCGTCCCGTCTAGGGTCTCAATCGCGCCCCCGGAAGTACCGGCGGGTTCTGACTGTTTTTAACTCCCGTAAATGAACGCGGACGGATTTATCACGGTAGAAAATGAGGTGAGATATAGATGTCTGACGTATCCGAGATTCCGGACAAACCGTGGTTCCGGGAGTACGACTCGTTTGGGGTGCCAGAGACACTCGAACCGTATCCAGACCAGCCAGTTCACCAGTTCCTCTACGACGCTGCCGAGTCCTACCCCGACCAGGGGCTCGTGCAACTCGGCCAGAAGTACGAGTATCCCGAACTGGCCGACCACGTGGACAGTCTCGCGACGGCACTCCGGGAGCGCGGTGTCGAGAAAGGGAGCCGTGTTGCGACTATTCTACCGACTTCGGCTCAGTTCATCGTCGCCGAAAACGCGATTTCGCGGGCCGGTGGCGAACACATCCCCAACGACTTCCTCGACGCGGAAGAGGACCTGAAGTACCGACTCGAAACCGGTGACCCGGAGGTACTCATCGGGCAGAACAAACACCGTGACCTCGTGATGTCGCTCAAGGAGGAACTCGGCCTCTCCGACGTTATCCTCACCGACATCGAAGACTACAGCGACGACACGCCCGACCACGACGACGTGGCGGGGGTCGAGTGGCTCCCCGAAGTCATCGAGAACACCGACCCGGACCCGCCGGATGTCGAGTTCGACGTGGCCGAAGACGTTCACACCGTACTGTTCACGGGCGGGACGACAGGCCTCCCGAAGGGCTGTCAGTTGACCCACCGGAACCTCGTGGCGAACGCCCTGCAGGGCAACGCCGTCCAGTCACGGATGGCGGACATGATGCGCGGGAGCGAGACGGCGGTGTTGGCACTGCCGCTGTACCACGCCTACGGCTACTCCGTCCAGCACTCGCTCATCGAACTCGGTCTCGAAATCCTGCTGGTCCCGGACGCCCGTGACACGGAGATGATGACGAGCCTCATCGAGGACCACGAACCGCTCGTGATGATGGGCGTCCCGACGCAGTTCATGGAAATCGTCAACGAGGACCTCGAACAGGACGTTATCGGCCTCTCCGGGTCCGCACCGCTGGCCAGCGAGACCAAAGAGAAGTTCGAGGAGAAGTCTAAGGGCGTCTCGCAGGGCTACGGGCTCTCGGAGATGTCCCCCATCACACACTTCAACGTCCGCGGGCTGCAGGACATGCTGCTGGGCAAGGACACTCGCGAACAGGGCTTCGACATGCCCACCATTGGCGTTCCGGCCCCGGACACCGAGGTAAAACTCGTCGACGTCGAGTCGGGCGAAGAGATTCCCCTACAGGAAGCCATCGAGGAGGAGCGTGAGGGCGAGATGCTGCTCAACGGCCCCCAGCGGATGAAGGGCTACCTCGACGACGACAAGGACCCGTTCGACGACGAGGGCTTCGTCGCCACGGGCGACGTGGCCAAAATCGACCCGATGGGGCGGTTCTACATCGTCGATCGGGTGAAGAACATGATAAACGTCTCGGGGCTGAAGGTCTACTCCGAGGAAGTCGACGAGGTGCTGTTCTCGCATCCGGGCATCCACCGCCCGGCGACCGTCGGTGCCCCGGACCCGGACCGGCCCGGGAGCGAAATCGTCGTCATCTACGTCGAGGAGGAGGCCGACTACGACGGCGACCTGACCGAGGCCGACGTTCGTGACCACCTCGACGGCAAGGTCCCCAAGCAGGCCATGCCGGAGGAAGTCCACATCCTCGACGAGATTCCGCTGACCGACGTTGGCAAGACGGACAAGCAAGCACTCAAAGAACGCCACGAGTAGGCCACTCCGGAGAGAAAACCCTTTCAGGGTCGAACGGCCACGGAGTGTATGCGTTACAACCAGTCCTCCACGCGGCGACAGTTCGGTAGTACGACACAGGTTCCGGTCCGGGAGGTGTCGGGATGGCGATAGCGGAGGCGTTGGCGGCGAGCAAGGTACAACTGCTGGTCGCGGGCCTCGTCGTCGTCGGTGGCGGCACCGCGGCGGCCTACGTCGCGACGGACGGGTTCGCCGGCGTCGGCGGTCCGGACGCCGCGGAGTCGGTCCCGGAGGGTGTCGACGCAGTCGTCTACTTCGACACCGCCGTCGCGACGGACCAGACGACGGCGACGGTCGCGAACGGCCTCATCGACATCTCGAAGGAGAACAACGAGTTCTACGACGGGCCGGACGACTACGAGGCGTTACTCAACGAGACCACCGGCGAGACGAACCTCAGTGCCGACGGGTTGAACCAAGTCGTCTTCTACGGGCAGTACCCGAACCGG
This genomic window contains:
- a CDS encoding AMP-binding protein, whose protein sequence is MSDVSEIPDKPWFREYDSFGVPETLEPYPDQPVHQFLYDAAESYPDQGLVQLGQKYEYPELADHVDSLATALRERGVEKGSRVATILPTSAQFIVAENAISRAGGEHIPNDFLDAEEDLKYRLETGDPEVLIGQNKHRDLVMSLKEELGLSDVILTDIEDYSDDTPDHDDVAGVEWLPEVIENTDPDPPDVEFDVAEDVHTVLFTGGTTGLPKGCQLTHRNLVANALQGNAVQSRMADMMRGSETAVLALPLYHAYGYSVQHSLIELGLEILLVPDARDTEMMTSLIEDHEPLVMMGVPTQFMEIVNEDLEQDVIGLSGSAPLASETKEKFEEKSKGVSQGYGLSEMSPITHFNVRGLQDMLLGKDTREQGFDMPTIGVPAPDTEVKLVDVESGEEIPLQEAIEEEREGEMLLNGPQRMKGYLDDDKDPFDDEGFVATGDVAKIDPMGRFYIVDRVKNMINVSGLKVYSEEVDEVLFSHPGIHRPATVGAPDPDRPGSEIVVIYVEEEADYDGDLTEADVRDHLDGKVPKQAMPEEVHILDEIPLTDVGKTDKQALKERHE